Within Streptomyces sp. NBC_00704, the genomic segment GCTCTGGACCCGCGGCGTCCTGCGCCCCATGCCCAAGGGCCATGTCATGGGCGTCCCCGGCACCGCGGCGGCCCTCTCCGGCGTCCTGTCCGACGAGGGCCTCGCACGCGTCGAGCGCGACGCCGACCTGCCGCCCACCGAACTCGGCGACGACGTGGCGGTCGGCGCGTACGTGGCGGCCCGTGTCGGACGCGAGGTCGTCGACCGCCTCGTCGAGCCCCTGCTGGGCGGCGTCTACGCGGGCGACGCCTACCGCATCTCGATGCGCTCGGCCGTCCCGCAGCTCTTCCGGGCCGCACGCGCGCACACCTCGCTGACCGAGGCCGTGCGCGAGATCCAGCGCACGGCGGCGGCCGCCCCGCAGACCGGCCCCGTCTTCATGGGCATCCGGGGCGGGGTGGGGTCCCTGCCGCTCGCGGTCGCCGCGTCCGTCGAGGCGGGCGGCGGCGAGATCCACACGCGCGTGCCGGTCACCGCGCTGCGCCGCGACCCCGCGGGCGGCTGGCGCGTCACGGCGGGGGGGCGCGAGCTGCGGGCCGACGCCGTGGTCGTCGCCGTCCCCGCCCCGGCCGCGGCCGCCCTGCTGGCCGCGGAGTGCCCCGGCGCCGCAGCCGAACTGCGCACGGTGGAGTACGCCTCCATGGCCCTGGTCACCCTCGCCTACCGGCGCGCCGACGCCGCCCTGCCCGAGGGCAGCGGCTTCCTCGTCCCGCCCGTCGACGGGCACACCGTCAAGGCGTCCACCTTCGCCTCCCAGAAGTGGGGCTGGATCGCCGACCAGGACCCCGGCACGGTCGTGCTGCGCACCTCCGTGGGCCGCCACGGCGAGACGCGGATCCTCGACAAGGACGACGCCGACCTCGTCGCCGTCTCCCGGCACGACCTGCGCGAGGCCACCGGCCTGACCGCGACGCCCCTGGAGACCCGCGTCACCCGCTGGACGGACGGCCTGCCCCAGTACCCCGTCGGCCACCACGCGCGCGTGGCCCGCATTCGCGAGCGGCTGGCCGCGCTCCCGGGCATCGCGGTGTGCGGCGCCGCGTACGACGGTGTGGGCATTCCCGCCTGCGTGGCGAGCGCCGACGCCGCGGTGGACCGGCTGGCCGGCGACACGGGCACGGCGGAGCGGCTCACGGCCGACCCGGTGCAGAGTCTGCACGGCGGAGCGGGAGAATGAGGACCATGAGTGACGACGCCTCCACCACCGAGCCCGGCAGGATCCCGAACAAGGGCAAACTCGCCAAGGACCTCAACGAGGTCATCCGCTACACCCTGTGGTCCGTCTTCAAACTGAAGGACGTGCTCCCCGAGGACCGCGCGGGGTACGCCGACGAGGTCCAGGAGCTGTTCGACCAGCTCGCCGCCAAGGACGTGACGATCCGCGGCACCTACGACCTGTCCGGCCTGCGCGCCGACGCCGACCTGATGATCTGGTGGCACGCGGAGACCAGCGACCAGTTGCAGGAGGCGTACAACCTCTTCCGCCGCACCCGGCTGGGCCGCGCGCTGGAGCCGGTCTGGTCGAACATGGCGCTGCACCGTCCCGCCGAGTTCAACCGCTCGCACATCCCGGCGTTCCTCGCCGACGAGACGCCCCGCGACTACGTGAGCGTCTACCCCTTCGTCCGCTCCTACGACTGGTACCTGCTGCCCGACGAGGACCGCCGCCGCATGCTGGCCGACCACGGCAAGATGGCCCGCGGCTACCCCGACGTCCGGGCCAACACCGTCGCCTCGTTCTCGCTGGGCGACTACGAGTGGATCCTGGCCTTCGAGGCCGACGAGCTGCACCGCATCGTCGACCTCATGCGCCACCTGCGCGCCTCCGAGGCCCGCAGGCACGTCCGCGAGGAGGTGCCGTTCTACACCGGCCGGCGCAAGTCCGTGGCCGACCTGGTCGCCGAACTGGCCTGACGCCCGGCCGGGCGGCCCGCGCGCCTTCGCTGCGCCCGGACGCCCGGCGCCCCGGCGTCAGTGCCCGGCGTCCGGCTTCGGTTTCGGCTCCGCGCGCCCCGCGCAGGCGGCGCGCCGAGCCGGCAGCCGGCCCTCCAGCAGATACGCGTCGAGATGCGCGTTGACGCACCGGTTGGGCCCGCCGGCGATGCCGTGGGTGCCCGCGTCCCGCTCCGTCACCAGCACCGAACCGGACAGCCGCCGGTGCATCTCCAGGGCGCCCGCGTAGGGCGCGGCCGCGTCCCGCTCGGCGGCCAGGATCAGCGTCGGCGGCAGCTCGCCCGGCCCGGTCCGCACGTCGAGCGGCCGCTGCCGGGGCGCCGGCCAGTAGGCGCACGGCAGGTTCGCCCACACGTTGTCCCACGTCTCGAAGGGGGCGACCCGCGCGAGGCGCGTGTTGTCGCGGTCCCACACCCTCCAGTCCGTCGGCCA encodes:
- the hemG gene encoding protoporphyrinogen oxidase; amino-acid sequence: MSAMGTVAGQHVVVVGAGIAGLAAAHRLLRRGARVTVLEASDRVGGKLLPGEIAGVRVDLGAESMLARRPEAVALAREAGLADRLEPPATASASLWTRGVLRPMPKGHVMGVPGTAAALSGVLSDEGLARVERDADLPPTELGDDVAVGAYVAARVGREVVDRLVEPLLGGVYAGDAYRISMRSAVPQLFRAARAHTSLTEAVREIQRTAAAAPQTGPVFMGIRGGVGSLPLAVAASVEAGGGEIHTRVPVTALRRDPAGGWRVTAGGRELRADAVVVAVPAPAAAALLAAECPGAAAELRTVEYASMALVTLAYRRADAALPEGSGFLVPPVDGHTVKASTFASQKWGWIADQDPGTVVLRTSVGRHGETRILDKDDADLVAVSRHDLREATGLTATPLETRVTRWTDGLPQYPVGHHARVARIRERLAALPGIAVCGAAYDGVGIPACVASADAAVDRLAGDTGTAERLTADPVQSLHGGAGE
- the hemQ gene encoding hydrogen peroxide-dependent heme synthase encodes the protein MSDDASTTEPGRIPNKGKLAKDLNEVIRYTLWSVFKLKDVLPEDRAGYADEVQELFDQLAAKDVTIRGTYDLSGLRADADLMIWWHAETSDQLQEAYNLFRRTRLGRALEPVWSNMALHRPAEFNRSHIPAFLADETPRDYVSVYPFVRSYDWYLLPDEDRRRMLADHGKMARGYPDVRANTVASFSLGDYEWILAFEADELHRIVDLMRHLRASEARRHVREEVPFYTGRRKSVADLVAELA